A portion of the Rhodospirillaceae bacterium genome contains these proteins:
- a CDS encoding aldo/keto reductase codes for MEYVNLGTSGLKVSRICLGTMMFGGASTDAQAAKIVNMARDAGVNFIDTAESYSGTASERVVGKLLKRDRNAWVVATKTGASPMGPGPNDKGLNRRRLMTAIDQSLLRLKMDHVDVYYLHQSDASTPLEETLGAVKDIIRAGKARYWGFSNFPVWQIGLIAHVCEKIELELPVVCQPYYNAMNRLPEVELLPACQHYGFGVVPYSPLARGVLTGKYDPDEAPDPSTRAGRGDRRILQAEFRKESLIIAKKLKTYAESKGTTPGALAIGWTLNSKAVTSVLPGPRTPQHWRANLAALDYVFTAEDEAYFDSLVPPGQFSTPGFVDPKFPVMGRFPMVG; via the coding sequence TAATCTTGGGACCAGCGGACTTAAGGTGTCGCGGATTTGCTTGGGAACAATGATGTTCGGTGGTGCTTCGACAGACGCGCAAGCAGCAAAAATCGTTAATATGGCGCGCGACGCCGGCGTCAATTTTATCGACACGGCTGAAAGCTATTCGGGAACTGCTTCCGAACGGGTCGTTGGCAAGCTTTTGAAGCGCGATCGCAACGCCTGGGTCGTGGCGACCAAGACCGGGGCGTCCCCCATGGGACCCGGCCCCAATGACAAAGGGCTCAACCGCCGCCGTTTGATGACTGCTATCGATCAAAGTCTTTTGCGCCTTAAGATGGATCATGTAGATGTCTATTACCTGCATCAATCTGATGCCTCGACGCCGCTGGAAGAGACCCTTGGTGCGGTGAAGGATATCATTCGTGCAGGCAAAGCGCGGTATTGGGGATTTAGCAATTTCCCGGTTTGGCAAATTGGGCTGATCGCGCATGTTTGCGAGAAGATCGAACTCGAACTTCCAGTGGTTTGTCAGCCGTATTACAACGCGATGAATCGGCTGCCTGAGGTTGAGTTGTTGCCAGCTTGTCAGCATTACGGTTTTGGTGTGGTGCCTTATAGCCCGTTAGCGCGGGGTGTTTTGACGGGGAAATATGATCCTGATGAAGCGCCTGACCCGAGCACCCGTGCGGGACGCGGAGACCGCCGCATTCTGCAAGCGGAGTTCCGCAAGGAATCTCTTATTATCGCAAAGAAATTAAAGACTTACGCGGAATCCAAGGGAACTACGCCGGGCGCGCTGGCGATTGGCTGGACGCTGAATTCTAAGGCTGTGACGTCGGTTTTGCCGGGGCCACGGACACCGCAACATTGGCGGGCGAATCTTGCAGCTTTGGACTACGTATTCACTGCCGAGGACGAAGCCTATTTCGACAGCCTTGTTCCGCCGGGGCAGTTCTCCACGCCGGGATTCGTTGACCCCAAGTTCCCGGTAATGGGGCGGTTTCCGATGGTTGGGTAG